Proteins co-encoded in one Kutzneria chonburiensis genomic window:
- a CDS encoding SDR family NAD(P)-dependent oxidoreductase, translated as MRSVIVTGAGSGIGRAAALQFAAAGDWVVVADVNGDAAMAVVAEIDEAGGKAVAATGDLADRAAAEQVVATAVSTFGGVDVLVNNAGVMDSMSAVADTSDEMWERVLGVNLTAPFLLTRAALPHMLAKERGAIVFTASEAGLRGSASGAAYTASKHGLIGLMRNVAIMYRDKGIRANAIAPGGTRTNISVQADPTTLGPQVVGRYLGNAGRIADADEQAAAIVFLASDAASNINGVVLPVDNGWSAV; from the coding sequence ATGCGGAGCGTCATCGTCACGGGTGCGGGATCGGGCATCGGCCGGGCCGCGGCACTGCAGTTCGCCGCGGCCGGGGACTGGGTCGTGGTCGCGGACGTCAACGGCGATGCCGCCATGGCGGTGGTGGCCGAGATCGACGAGGCCGGCGGGAAAGCCGTTGCGGCGACCGGTGATCTGGCCGATCGGGCGGCGGCCGAGCAGGTGGTTGCCACGGCCGTGAGCACCTTCGGCGGCGTGGATGTTCTCGTGAACAACGCCGGCGTGATGGACTCGATGTCGGCCGTGGCCGACACGTCCGACGAGATGTGGGAACGCGTGCTCGGCGTCAACCTGACGGCGCCGTTCCTACTCACGCGGGCGGCCCTGCCGCACATGCTGGCCAAGGAGAGAGGCGCGATCGTCTTCACGGCCTCGGAGGCCGGTCTGCGGGGCAGTGCGTCGGGGGCGGCCTATACGGCATCCAAGCACGGCCTGATCGGGCTCATGCGGAACGTGGCGATCATGTACCGGGACAAGGGAATCCGGGCCAACGCCATCGCGCCCGGCGGCACCCGCACCAACATCAGCGTGCAGGCCGATCCCACGACGCTCGGGCCGCAGGTGGTCGGCCGGTACCTGGGCAACGCGGGTCGGATAGCGGATGCCGACGAGCAGGCCGCGGCCATCGTCTTCCTCGCCTCCGATGCCGCCTCGAACATCAACGGCGTCGTGCTGCCCGTGGACAACGGCTGGTCCGCGGTCTAA
- a CDS encoding FAD-dependent oxidoreductase — protein MTTPSRPARSAILTVDDDPGVSRAVARDLRRRYGDQHRILRAESGSQGLDTLRELKLRGDLVAVMLADYRMPDMNGIEFLEQAMDLYPSARRVLLTAYADTGAAIDAINLVDLDHYLLKPWDPPEEKLYPVVDSLLDAWASTDHKRVPETKVVGHQWSARSSEVREFLARNQVPYRWYQVDEPEGERLLAAANADGQNLPVVITTTGDALIAPTDAQLANEVGLSTKPSERFYDLAIVGGGPAGLGAAVYGASEGLRTVLIERTATGGQAGQSSRIENYLGFPDGVSGAQLADRARRQATRFGAELITTRDVVGVEINGSARTVRFADGDAIDAHAVILATGVSYRQLTAPGLDDFTGRGVYYGSALTEATNCSKQDIYIVGGANSAGQAAVYLSRSARSVTIVVRAESLVDSMSHYLIQQIAAIPSISVLTCTEVTEANGDDHLEQITLRHNKTGESRTVEASWLFAFIGAAPRTDWLDGVVARDERGFVVAGPDLGTVETALRDWPLDRQPYHLETSVPGVFVAGDVRSDSGKRVASAVGEGAMAVMLVHRYLERT, from the coding sequence GTGACCACCCCGTCCCGCCCCGCCAGAAGCGCGATTCTCACCGTCGACGACGACCCGGGGGTCTCCCGCGCGGTCGCCCGCGACCTACGCCGCCGTTACGGCGACCAGCACCGCATCCTCCGCGCCGAGTCCGGCTCCCAGGGCCTGGACACGCTCCGCGAACTGAAGCTCCGCGGCGACCTGGTCGCCGTGATGCTCGCGGACTACCGCATGCCGGACATGAACGGCATCGAATTCCTCGAACAGGCGATGGACCTCTACCCGTCCGCCCGACGCGTCCTGCTCACCGCCTACGCCGACACCGGCGCGGCGATCGACGCCATCAACCTGGTCGACCTCGACCACTATCTTCTCAAGCCCTGGGACCCGCCCGAGGAGAAGCTCTACCCCGTCGTCGATTCCCTTCTCGACGCCTGGGCCAGCACCGACCACAAGCGCGTCCCCGAGACGAAGGTCGTCGGCCACCAGTGGTCGGCCCGTTCCTCCGAGGTCCGCGAGTTCCTGGCCCGCAACCAGGTCCCGTACCGCTGGTACCAGGTCGACGAGCCCGAGGGCGAGCGCCTCCTGGCCGCCGCCAACGCCGACGGCCAGAACCTCCCGGTCGTCATCACGACCACCGGCGACGCCCTCATCGCCCCGACGGACGCCCAGCTGGCCAACGAGGTCGGCCTCAGCACCAAGCCCTCCGAACGCTTCTACGACCTCGCCATCGTCGGTGGCGGCCCCGCCGGCCTCGGCGCGGCGGTCTACGGCGCCTCCGAAGGTCTTCGCACCGTCCTCATCGAACGCACCGCCACCGGCGGCCAGGCCGGTCAGAGTTCACGGATCGAGAACTATCTCGGCTTCCCCGACGGCGTCTCCGGTGCCCAACTCGCCGATCGCGCCCGCCGCCAGGCCACCCGCTTCGGCGCGGAGCTGATCACCACCCGCGACGTCGTCGGCGTGGAGATCAACGGCTCCGCCCGTACGGTCCGTTTCGCCGACGGCGACGCCATCGACGCCCACGCGGTCATCCTGGCCACCGGCGTCTCCTACCGCCAGCTCACCGCCCCCGGCCTCGACGATTTCACCGGCCGCGGCGTCTACTACGGCTCCGCGCTCACCGAGGCCACGAACTGCTCCAAGCAGGACATCTACATCGTCGGCGGGGCCAACTCGGCCGGCCAGGCCGCCGTCTACCTGTCCCGCTCGGCCCGCTCGGTCACCATCGTCGTCCGCGCCGAGTCGCTGGTCGATTCCATGTCGCACTACCTGATCCAGCAGATCGCCGCCATCCCCAGCATCTCCGTGCTCACCTGCACCGAGGTGACCGAGGCCAACGGCGACGACCACCTGGAGCAGATCACGTTGCGGCACAACAAAACCGGCGAATCCCGCACGGTCGAGGCGTCCTGGCTGTTCGCGTTCATCGGCGCCGCGCCGCGCACCGACTGGCTCGACGGCGTCGTCGCCCGCGACGAGCGCGGCTTCGTCGTCGCCGGCCCGGACCTGGGGACCGTCGAGACCGCACTGCGTGACTGGCCGCTGGACCGCCAGCCGTATCACCTGGAGACCAGTGTGCCCGGCGTCTTCGTCGCCGGCGACGTGCGCTCCGACTCCGGCAAGCGGGTCGCCTCCGCGGTCGGGGAGGGCGCCATGGCCGTCATGCTGGTGCACCGTTATCTGGAGCGGACATGA
- a CDS encoding Fpg/Nei family DNA glycosylase produces MPELPEVESARSVLERAALGRLIVEVDDTDSYVCRPHQPGEIRSALLGRKLVAAHRRGKSLWCDTSEDGAVLGIHLGMSGKIVIADLDGGEIDGGDYWEGRRVPGDYRWSRFAVTFDDGGRMMLVDPRRLGRITLDPPVERLGPDAATISNVAFKKALASGSAPVKARLLDQQAVAGIGNLLADEILWRARIHPSRHVDDLTPREVGRIFRATQSSVADALKDGGVHTLSIIPFRHAGGLCPRDGAPMARGAVGGRTSWWCSKEQVL; encoded by the coding sequence ATGCCTGAGCTGCCCGAGGTCGAATCGGCCCGCTCGGTCCTCGAACGGGCCGCGCTCGGCCGGCTGATCGTCGAGGTCGACGACACCGACAGCTACGTCTGCCGCCCGCACCAGCCCGGCGAGATCCGGTCGGCGCTGCTCGGCCGCAAGCTGGTCGCCGCGCACCGGCGCGGGAAGTCGCTGTGGTGCGACACCTCCGAGGACGGCGCGGTGCTCGGCATCCACCTCGGCATGTCGGGCAAGATCGTGATCGCCGACCTGGACGGCGGCGAGATCGACGGCGGCGACTACTGGGAGGGCCGCCGCGTGCCCGGCGACTACCGGTGGTCGCGCTTCGCCGTCACGTTCGACGACGGCGGCCGGATGATGCTGGTCGATCCACGGCGGCTCGGCCGGATCACGCTGGATCCGCCGGTCGAACGCCTCGGACCGGACGCCGCGACGATCAGCAACGTCGCGTTCAAGAAAGCGCTGGCCAGCGGAAGCGCGCCGGTCAAGGCCCGGCTGCTCGACCAGCAGGCGGTCGCCGGCATCGGCAACCTGCTGGCCGACGAGATCCTGTGGCGGGCTCGCATCCACCCGTCCCGGCACGTCGACGACCTGACGCCACGCGAGGTCGGCCGGATCTTCCGCGCCACGCAGAGCTCCGTCGCGGACGCCCTCAAGGACGGCGGTGTCCACACGCTCAGCATCATCCCGTTCCGCCATGCCGGCGGACTGTGCCCGCGTGACGGCGCGCCGATGGCGCGTGGCGCGGTCGGCGGGCGCACGAGCTGGTGGTGCTCGAAGGAACAAGTGCTCTGA
- a CDS encoding ATP-binding protein, which yields MSKLPCDIAELRTLFLFEKLDEEQLEWLCEHGHIEHFEPGPVYHEGDPATCFYVMIEGGLAMSRRVGAEDVEISRTTQPGVYAGAWRAFLGDRVPQKYDGSMRVTEPSRFYVLDAVLFEQLMRDWFPMALHMLEGLFFGMQNTQQAIGQRERLLALGSLSAGLTHELNNPAAAAIRATSTLRERVAGMRHKLGMIAAGPYDRIALEKLVQLQEQAVELVAKAKPLEPLEASDREDELSDWFDEHEIRAGWEIAPTFVQAGLDVAWLETVAAAVDPSILEGAVRWLNYTVETELLMTEIEDATTRVSTLVAAAKQYSQLDRAPFRPVDVHELLDSTLLMLGRKIGDRITVVKEYDHSLPEVPVFAAELNQVWTNLIDNAIAAMDGVGTLTVRTAREDDRLLVEIGDTGPGVPAEIKDRIFEPFFTTKPVGSGTGLGLDISWRIVVNKHRGDLSVRSVPGDTRFQVRIPIAPAAQEDSA from the coding sequence ATGAGCAAACTGCCGTGTGACATCGCCGAGCTCCGCACGCTGTTCCTGTTCGAGAAGCTCGACGAGGAGCAGCTGGAATGGCTGTGCGAGCACGGGCACATCGAGCACTTCGAGCCCGGCCCCGTCTATCACGAGGGTGACCCGGCGACCTGCTTCTACGTCATGATCGAGGGCGGCCTGGCCATGTCACGGCGGGTCGGCGCCGAGGACGTGGAGATCAGCCGCACCACCCAGCCCGGTGTGTACGCCGGGGCCTGGCGGGCGTTCCTGGGCGACCGGGTGCCGCAGAAGTACGACGGCTCGATGCGCGTCACCGAGCCGTCCCGGTTCTACGTGCTCGACGCCGTGCTGTTCGAGCAGCTGATGCGGGACTGGTTCCCGATGGCGCTGCACATGCTGGAGGGCCTGTTCTTCGGCATGCAGAACACCCAGCAGGCCATCGGCCAGCGGGAACGCCTGCTGGCCCTGGGATCCCTGTCCGCCGGCCTCACCCACGAGCTGAACAACCCCGCCGCCGCGGCGATCCGCGCGACCTCGACGCTACGGGAGCGGGTCGCCGGCATGCGGCACAAGCTGGGCATGATCGCCGCCGGCCCGTACGACCGGATCGCGCTGGAGAAGCTGGTGCAGCTCCAGGAGCAGGCGGTCGAGCTGGTGGCCAAGGCCAAGCCGCTGGAGCCGCTGGAGGCGTCCGACCGCGAGGACGAGCTGTCCGACTGGTTCGACGAGCACGAGATCCGTGCCGGCTGGGAGATCGCGCCCACGTTCGTGCAGGCCGGATTGGACGTGGCCTGGCTGGAGACGGTCGCCGCCGCGGTCGACCCGTCCATCCTCGAGGGCGCGGTCCGGTGGCTGAACTACACCGTCGAGACCGAGCTGCTGATGACCGAGATCGAGGATGCCACCACCCGGGTGTCCACGCTGGTCGCCGCGGCCAAGCAGTACTCGCAGCTGGACCGGGCCCCGTTCCGCCCGGTCGACGTGCACGAGCTGCTGGACAGCACGCTGCTCATGCTGGGCCGCAAGATCGGCGACCGGATCACCGTCGTCAAGGAGTACGACCACAGCCTGCCCGAGGTGCCGGTGTTCGCGGCCGAGCTCAACCAGGTGTGGACGAACCTGATCGACAACGCCATCGCGGCCATGGACGGCGTCGGCACGCTGACCGTGCGCACCGCCCGCGAGGACGACCGGCTGCTGGTGGAGATCGGCGACACCGGCCCCGGCGTGCCGGCGGAGATCAAGGACCGTATCTTCGAACCGTTCTTCACGACCAAGCCCGTCGGCTCCGGCACCGGGCTCGGCCTGGACATCTCGTGGCGGATCGTGGTCAACAAGCACCGCGGCGACCTGTCCGTGCGGTCCGTGCCGGGCGACACCCGGTTCCAGGTCCGCATCCCGATCGCACCGGCCGCTCAGGAGGACTCCGCATGA
- a CDS encoding TIGR03619 family F420-dependent LLM class oxidoreductase: MRFGLYLPQGKMAEPRRAVIRTAQEAERVGYDSLWVMERTLFPLEPADGMYGVPGLPWAEGYQYIAEPLTVLTLAAAVTERVRLGTGILVAGLHAAHELARAFATLDQLTGGRAVLGLGAGWSSDEFRAAGADISRRGRLLDETIDACRALWGPNPVSYRDSRMVVDNVLVSPKPVGEIPVLVGGGHSDAALSRIARKADGWIPSGMGPAAVAATWKRIKDLAADHGRDPAELGLHVQVQPVVTDTALGEDRMPGRGSMAQVVEDLAALAEAGASEIVIALIDARSADDGIEKATAVLAAADEAGLHG; this comes from the coding sequence ATGAGATTCGGGCTTTATCTGCCGCAGGGCAAAATGGCCGAGCCGCGACGCGCCGTGATCAGGACCGCGCAGGAGGCCGAGCGTGTCGGCTACGACAGCCTGTGGGTGATGGAGCGGACACTGTTCCCGCTGGAGCCGGCCGACGGCATGTACGGCGTGCCCGGCCTGCCGTGGGCCGAGGGCTACCAGTACATCGCCGAGCCGCTCACCGTGCTGACGCTGGCCGCCGCCGTCACCGAGCGGGTCCGGCTCGGCACCGGCATCCTGGTCGCCGGCCTGCATGCGGCGCACGAGCTGGCCCGTGCCTTCGCCACGCTCGACCAGCTCACCGGCGGCCGGGCCGTGCTCGGTCTCGGCGCGGGCTGGTCCAGCGACGAGTTCCGGGCGGCCGGCGCGGACATCAGCCGCCGGGGCCGGTTGCTCGACGAGACGATCGACGCCTGTCGGGCGCTGTGGGGCCCGAACCCGGTGTCCTATCGGGACAGTCGCATGGTCGTGGACAACGTGCTGGTCTCGCCGAAGCCGGTGGGCGAGATCCCGGTGCTGGTCGGCGGCGGCCACAGCGACGCGGCGCTGTCCCGGATCGCCCGCAAGGCCGACGGCTGGATCCCGTCCGGCATGGGCCCGGCCGCGGTCGCCGCGACGTGGAAGCGGATCAAGGACCTGGCCGCCGACCACGGTCGTGACCCGGCCGAGCTGGGGCTGCATGTCCAGGTGCAGCCGGTGGTCACCGACACCGCGCTCGGCGAGGACCGGATGCCCGGCCGGGGGTCGATGGCCCAGGTCGTCGAGGACCTGGCGGCGTTGGCCGAGGCCGGCGCGAGCGAGATCGTGATCGCGTTGATCGACGCCCGCAGCGCCGACGACGGGATCGAGAAGGCCACGGCGGTGCTGGCCGCCGCGGATGAGGCCGGTTTGCACGGCTGA
- a CDS encoding NAD(P)-dependent alcohol dehydrogenase has protein sequence MKALRLERWHSDPVLTEVPDPKPGPGQVVVRIGAAGACHSDLHLMREFGPGQLPWGPPFTLGHENAGWVHELGPGVSGVEVGQPVAVYGAWGCGTCGRCRLGIEAYCENRLGAPAPGGGCGLGMDGGMAEFVLVPDVRHLVPLPDGLDPVLAAPLTDAALTPYHAIRRSWAKLYPGTTAVVIGIGGLGHLAVQILRATTAAQVIAVDTRNEALELASRAGADHTLLAGPDTADTVRELTDGRGADAVFDCVASKRTVALGAASGRMMGDLTLIGLGGGAVPVQFGVVPHELSVQTTYWGSRPELEEVLDLAARGRLHAEVTTFALDDAPEAYRRLEAGEITGRAVIVP, from the coding sequence ATGAAGGCGCTGCGGTTGGAACGCTGGCACTCCGATCCGGTGCTGACCGAGGTCCCGGACCCGAAGCCGGGTCCGGGTCAGGTGGTCGTGCGAATCGGCGCGGCCGGCGCCTGTCACTCCGATCTGCACCTGATGCGGGAGTTCGGGCCCGGGCAGCTGCCGTGGGGGCCGCCGTTCACGCTCGGGCACGAGAACGCCGGCTGGGTGCACGAGCTCGGGCCGGGCGTGTCCGGCGTCGAGGTCGGGCAGCCGGTTGCCGTGTACGGGGCGTGGGGCTGTGGGACGTGCGGGCGCTGCCGGCTGGGCATCGAGGCCTACTGCGAGAACCGGCTCGGCGCGCCGGCGCCTGGCGGCGGGTGTGGGCTCGGCATGGACGGTGGCATGGCGGAATTCGTGCTCGTGCCTGACGTCCGGCATCTCGTGCCGCTGCCTGACGGGCTCGATCCCGTGCTGGCGGCTCCGCTGACCGATGCCGCGTTGACGCCGTACCACGCGATCCGGCGCTCCTGGGCCAAGCTCTATCCCGGCACGACGGCCGTGGTGATCGGGATCGGCGGTCTCGGACATCTGGCCGTGCAGATCCTCCGGGCGACGACGGCGGCGCAGGTGATCGCGGTCGACACCCGCAACGAGGCCTTGGAGTTGGCTTCGCGGGCCGGCGCTGACCACACCTTGCTGGCCGGGCCCGACACCGCCGACACCGTTCGGGAGCTCACCGATGGCCGTGGGGCCGACGCCGTCTTCGACTGTGTGGCCAGCAAGCGGACAGTGGCCCTCGGCGCGGCTTCCGGTCGCATGATGGGGGATCTGACGCTCATCGGGCTCGGCGGTGGCGCGGTGCCGGTGCAGTTCGGTGTTGTGCCGCATGAGCTTTCCGTGCAGACGACGTACTGGGGCAGCCGTCCCGAGCTCGAGGAGGTCCTCGATCTGGCGGCCCGCGGCCGTCTGCACGCCGAGGTCACCACGTTCGCCCTTGACGACGCCCCGGAGGCGTACCGCCGGCTGGAAGCCGGTGAGATCACCGGACGTGCGGTCATCGTGCCCTGA
- a CDS encoding HNH endonuclease signature motif containing protein, with the protein MELTRDIENREPTGAMFDLVVGVDPASLTQEQLVNFVGVARKVRAVCEWAEHEALNHIDDLTELAMATKVSEPALARSQEVAAALETHPALAERFRRGEIDLARFAAVHERTRHLSNPAQVAEVDGALAEEAAGMTRTQVCRKATALVAKADPDGYEQRCHKAKDDRQVGLSALPDGMAKLVWILPATEAHQLFQQICADAKSLPKDDRTTDQKRSDVLWDRLRGEHTNWNVRTFVTISMETLLGLTNDPGQLAGYGPIAAEAARELAMHGPFRGLLLDEYQQISAISTDTYRPTALMKETSVARAGGTCTAPGCTLPIQEHDHITPWPTGRTQATNLQGLCTWHHHRKHDNYTVTQDSDGTTHWITPAGRHHTTHPLRH; encoded by the coding sequence ATGGAACTCACCCGCGACATCGAGAACAGGGAACCCACTGGGGCCATGTTCGATCTGGTGGTGGGTGTGGATCCGGCGAGCCTGACCCAAGAACAGTTGGTCAATTTTGTGGGGGTGGCCCGGAAGGTGCGGGCGGTGTGTGAATGGGCCGAACATGAGGCCCTCAACCACATCGACGACCTGACTGAGTTGGCGATGGCGACGAAGGTGTCGGAGCCGGCGCTGGCCCGGTCCCAGGAGGTCGCCGCCGCCCTGGAGACTCACCCTGCGCTGGCGGAGCGGTTCCGCCGGGGAGAGATCGACCTGGCCCGGTTCGCGGCGGTCCACGAGCGGACCCGCCACCTGTCCAACCCGGCCCAGGTCGCCGAAGTCGACGGAGCCCTGGCCGAGGAGGCCGCTGGTATGACCCGGACGCAGGTGTGTCGCAAGGCCACCGCGCTGGTCGCGAAGGCCGATCCGGATGGCTATGAGCAGCGCTGCCACAAGGCTAAGGACGACCGGCAGGTCGGGCTCTCCGCCTTGCCCGACGGCATGGCCAAGCTCGTGTGGATCCTCCCCGCTACCGAGGCCCACCAGCTCTTCCAACAGATCTGCGCCGACGCCAAGTCACTCCCGAAGGACGACCGCACCACCGACCAGAAACGCTCGGATGTGCTCTGGGACCGCTTGCGGGGCGAGCACACCAACTGGAACGTGCGGACCTTCGTGACGATCTCCATGGAGACCCTGCTCGGCCTGACCAACGACCCCGGCCAGCTCGCCGGCTACGGCCCCATCGCCGCCGAGGCAGCCCGCGAACTCGCCATGCACGGCCCCTTCCGGGGACTCCTGCTCGACGAGTACCAGCAGATCAGCGCCATCAGCACCGACACCTACCGACCCACGGCACTGATGAAAGAGACGTCCGTTGCTCGAGCCGGCGGGACCTGCACTGCCCCGGGCTGCACCCTGCCCATCCAGGAACACGACCACATCACCCCCTGGCCCACAGGCCGCACCCAAGCGACCAACCTGCAAGGGCTCTGCACCTGGCACCACCACCGCAAACACGACAACT
- a CDS encoding flavin-containing monooxygenase, whose amino-acid sequence MSHDLGFDPDALRAKYRTERDRRIRPDGLAQYRPAEFGYYADDPYVEPGFTREPLQDTVDAVVLGGGLGGLLAATRLRQAGLESIRVIEKAGDFGGTWYWNRYPGVHCDIESYVYMPLLEEVGYVPRWKYAPGEEIRQHAMAIGRHFDLYDDALFQTAVTELRWDEDAVQWQVTTDRGDRIRARYVVLTNATLDRPKLPAVPNDFRGHTFHTSRWDYDYTGGSADGGLHKLADKRVAIIGTGATAIQAVPHLARDAHSLHVFQRTPSTVDIRGNGPTDPDWAASLTQGWQRRRMENFLDIVSGGLPAEDLVSDGWTSSAQLLRNLTRGGDSGALSVEERERVDEIVDFQKMNEIRARVADIVRDPATAELLKPWYRYACKRPTFSDEYLQAFNRDNVTLVDTSAHGGVTALSENGIVVGDREYTVDCVIFATGFQLGASDVLTGRLPVHGRGGIVLLESWAAGPRTLHGFYSNGFPNLFSMGPMQNAASVNFMHILDEQSQHIAEVVSEARKRGARWVEPSVPAVDAWVTTVRESSLRLYEFQAECTPGYYNNEGQPRERGESFGHGAVAFHALLRNWRANGGMDDVLVAN is encoded by the coding sequence GTGTCCCACGACCTGGGGTTCGATCCGGACGCGCTGCGGGCGAAGTACCGGACCGAGCGGGACCGGCGGATCCGTCCCGACGGGCTGGCGCAGTACCGGCCGGCCGAGTTCGGCTACTACGCCGACGATCCGTACGTGGAGCCCGGATTCACGCGGGAACCCTTACAGGACACCGTGGATGCGGTGGTGCTGGGCGGTGGACTCGGCGGGCTGCTGGCCGCCACGCGGCTGCGGCAGGCCGGCCTCGAGTCGATCCGGGTGATCGAGAAGGCCGGCGACTTCGGCGGCACCTGGTACTGGAACCGGTATCCGGGCGTGCACTGCGACATCGAGTCCTACGTGTACATGCCGCTGCTGGAGGAGGTCGGCTACGTCCCTCGCTGGAAGTACGCGCCGGGCGAGGAGATCCGCCAGCACGCCATGGCCATCGGCCGGCACTTCGACCTGTACGACGACGCCCTGTTCCAGACCGCGGTGACCGAACTGCGCTGGGACGAGGACGCCGTGCAGTGGCAGGTGACGACCGATCGCGGCGACCGGATCCGTGCCCGGTACGTGGTGTTGACCAACGCGACGCTGGACCGGCCGAAACTTCCCGCTGTTCCCAACGACTTCCGTGGCCACACGTTTCACACCAGCCGCTGGGACTACGACTACACCGGCGGCAGCGCCGACGGCGGCCTGCACAAGCTGGCCGACAAGCGGGTGGCGATCATCGGCACCGGGGCGACGGCCATCCAGGCCGTGCCGCACCTGGCCCGGGATGCCCACAGCCTGCACGTCTTCCAGCGCACGCCATCCACCGTGGACATTCGCGGCAACGGGCCGACCGACCCGGACTGGGCGGCATCGCTGACGCAGGGCTGGCAGCGGCGGCGCATGGAGAACTTCCTGGACATCGTCAGCGGCGGCCTGCCGGCCGAGGACCTGGTGTCCGACGGCTGGACGAGCAGCGCCCAGCTGCTGCGCAACCTGACCCGTGGCGGCGATTCCGGCGCTTTGTCGGTCGAGGAGCGCGAGCGCGTCGACGAGATCGTCGACTTCCAGAAGATGAACGAGATCCGGGCCCGAGTGGCCGACATCGTGCGGGATCCGGCGACGGCCGAGCTGCTCAAACCGTGGTACCGCTACGCCTGCAAGCGACCCACGTTCAGCGATGAGTATCTCCAGGCGTTCAACCGGGACAACGTCACTCTGGTCGACACTTCCGCTCACGGCGGCGTGACCGCCTTGAGCGAGAACGGGATAGTCGTCGGCGACCGCGAGTACACAGTGGACTGTGTCATCTTCGCCACCGGCTTCCAGCTCGGGGCGTCGGATGTGCTGACCGGGCGGCTGCCGGTGCACGGCCGGGGCGGCATCGTCCTGCTGGAGAGCTGGGCCGCCGGGCCGCGGACGCTGCACGGCTTCTACAGCAACGGTTTCCCGAACCTGTTCAGCATGGGGCCGATGCAGAACGCCGCCTCGGTGAACTTCATGCACATCCTCGACGAGCAGTCCCAGCACATCGCCGAGGTGGTGTCCGAGGCCCGCAAGCGTGGCGCGCGCTGGGTGGAGCCGAGCGTGCCGGCGGTGGACGCGTGGGTGACGACCGTGCGCGAATCCTCCTTGCGGCTCTACGAGTTCCAGGCCGAGTGCACGCCCGGCTACTACAACAACGAAGGCCAGCCGCGTGAACGCGGCGAGAGCTTCGGTCATGGAGCCGTGGCCTTCCATGCGCTGCTGCGGAATTGGCGGGCCAACGGCGGCATGGACGACGTGCTGGTGGCCAACTGA
- a CDS encoding UBP-type zinc finger domain-containing protein has translation MTVPGIDPSVPPSGTGCVECDAAGGWWVHLRRCTQCGHIGCCDTSPAQHASRHFDQTGHPFIRSFEPGEDWFWNFKTEEFYDGPALAGPESHPADASIPGPADRVPADWRSHVH, from the coding sequence ATGACCGTTCCCGGCATCGACCCGTCCGTGCCCCCGAGCGGGACCGGCTGCGTCGAATGCGACGCCGCCGGCGGCTGGTGGGTGCACCTGCGCCGGTGCACGCAGTGCGGGCACATCGGCTGCTGCGACACGTCGCCGGCGCAGCACGCCAGCCGGCACTTCGACCAGACCGGGCATCCGTTCATCCGCAGCTTCGAGCCGGGTGAGGACTGGTTCTGGAACTTCAAGACCGAGGAGTTCTACGACGGGCCGGCCCTGGCCGGGCCGGAGTCGCACCCCGCGGACGCGTCGATCCCGGGCCCGGCCGACCGCGTGCCGGCCGACTGGCGCAGCCACGTGCACTGA